A region of the Geomonas subterranea genome:
CATGGATTATATCCTGGGGTACGACTGGCCGGGGAACGTCCGTGAGCTCAAGAATTCCCTGGAACGGGCCGCCATCGTCGTGGGTAACGAACAGATACCCCCGTCACACCTGGAGTTTTTGAGCTCGGCGCATCCCACGGCAAGGAGGGAGCAGAAGAAAATGCGTTTGAGCGGTGGCAATGACCAGCCCTTCGAGTTGCACCTCACCCTGCCGCCCGAAGACTTCTCACTTAAAGCAATCATCAGCAAGGCTTTGCATCTCACTCTCACCCGCTGCAATAACAACAAGTCCCTCGCTGCACAGCTCCTGAAAACCGACCGCCGCGTCTTCTACCGCCTCAAATAACCCTTCTAGCCGTACCCTATCTGCAGACCGTAGCATTACTGCCTTTTTTGCTAGCCTACCACCACAGATTGGTGGTATCCCTTGGTCTAACATCTGAGCAAGGCACTATGTCCTGGCAGCATGAGGAAGGGAGCTGCTGTGGCGAGCCTGCCTGCAACGAAAAGAGCTAAGAGTGCATAAGACAAAAGCTTGGGAAAACGCGGAAGGGGCTTCGCATCACCCCGTTCGGCCTCTGGTAAAAACCTGCCTGCTCTTCGCCGGCTATATGGCCGGTCTGCATGTTCTCCTGTGGCTTTCGGTGCCTGTCTGGAAGGCAACGGATCCCATGCGGGAATTTACCACCCATACGACCTCCTTCCTTTTGAACCAGTTTCACATCCATAACACCGTCAACGGCTACTCTATCATGTTGAAAAACGACACCTGGCTGGTTACCCAGGAATGCACCGCGGTGAATGTGTTGATCCTTTTCACTTCATTCGTGCTTGCCTATGCTGCTTCCCTAAAGGCCAAGGTCATGGCCCTCGCCACTGGCATCCCGTTCATCATTGCAGCCAATCTGGCAAGGCTGGTAAGCCTTGGTTTTTTAACGGAGCTTTTTCCACGGCGAGCACATTTTTTCCATGATTTCGTGTGGGAGACCATTTTCGTAGTTCTCGTCATCGCGATGTGGCTTTTGTGGATCAGGATGGTGGTAATGCATGAAGAGAGTCATTCTGTTTCTGGGTAAGATCCTGCTGTTCTCGCTGCTCTTAATGCCGGCCGTCGGGTGGTTCGAGGGGATCTACCAAGGCGTCCTTCAAGCGGGAATCGCCACCCCACGTACTATTCCTTTCGCAGGGGGCCGAGCGATACTACTTTTTTTCGTGCTCATTCTCGCAACACCCGATGTGACGGTCAAGAAAAGGTGCGCCGGTATTTTCGGAGCAATTCTCCTCTACCTCCTGATCGACCGGCTCATGATTTATCTATGGGGAGTTCTTCCCTACGCTCAAAAACCTGGGGCTGCGGCACAAGCTTTCTATACCCAGGTCTATTACATGTTCATGCATTGGTTGTTGCCGTTTCTACTATGGCTTTTGATCGCATTCCGAGAAGTGGAGGAAGTTCTCAGGATGCCGAAAGTGGAGTAGCTACCGGATTTCCTACGGGCCGTTTCATCCGACCGGTGCCGGCGCCAGCAGACCGGCGAAGTAACGAGGCTCCAGCAGCAAAACCAAGAGGAGGCGGGGGACATTCCCCCGCCTCCTTTTATTGTCCCCTTGTTCCCGCCTCACCGTACGACCATTTCCCATTTGAACGTCGGCACTTCGATTTTAATCGAGATAGGTGTTGCGGAAATGGAATGGTTGGTTATAGTGGACACGCTGAACGTGATTAACGGATTCTAATCCAAACTTGGAGGTGACCATGCTACGTCTAAGGTTCGATCTAAGCGGCAGACCAGCGACCTTGATCACCAACTGCAAACGATATTATAACGGCTTGTGTGGGCTTGGCTTGTACCGCAACCCGCCAGATCAGGCGATATCGTTGGCCAGTTTGAACGAGGCAATCATCAATGCGGATCAGAAGTACCAAAGCGCCATCAATTACGATCGCGTGCAGATCATCCTGCGCAACAACGCTTTCAAGGAGCTGATCGAGAAGTTTAAAAAGGTTGTGGCTTACCTGCAGCTTGTAGCGACGGAAGATGACATTCCCGATCTGTTACAGGCTGGGGTCCAGGTGGTAGAGGTAAACAGGAAGAAGAAAGCACCGGCACCTGCGACGGATTAACCCCTCCTCTCACGCAATCCCGTGGAACTGAAATCGTTCCCTCGGCCAGCGCACCAACAGCAGGTCGAGGGAACGTGTTTACTTTCCGGCATTTGCTTCACCTTCCCCCCAGGAAACTGCTCCCCCAGCGTCGCCCACCACTCTCTTTTAGACAAAGCCACGTCAAGTTTCAGCCGGTCAGATCTCATCACCGCAAGTAAAAACTCAATTTGGGTCAAACGGCATACCGTCTCACGGTACCCGGAACTCCATTTGATCTAAATGGCATACCACTTTGCCGAAATAGAGCTCCATTTATCTTAAACGGCATACCGCCTGACGTAAACCGGTACTCCATCCGACCTAATTGGCATACCACTTTGCCGAAATGGAGCTCCATTTATCTTAAACGGCATACCGCCTGACGTAAACCGGTACTCCATTTGACCTAAACGGCATACCACTTTGCCCAAATGGAGCTCCATTTACCTTAAACGGCATACCACTTGACGCAAACCGGTACTCCATTTGACCTAAATGGCATACCACTTTGCCCAAATGGAGCTCCATTTACCTTAAACGGCATACCACTTTACCGAAATGGAGCTCCATTTACCTTAAACGGCATACCGCCTGACGCAAACCGGTACTCCATTTGACCTAAATGGCATACCACTTTGCCCAAATGGAGCTCCATTTGCCTTAAACAGCATACCACCTGAACTCTCGGTACGTCTCGTGCCCAAATGGAAGTTGGTCAGAGCGCCTAAACGACCTTACCGTAGCCCTTGCGCCAGCGGTTGGTGGTGGACGATATGCAGAGTCTTGCACGCACGGGTGATCGCGACGTACAGGAGGTTCCTGTCGGGGTCGGTCTGGCGGTAGTCGTAGGAACTGGGGTTGTAGAGGATGACGTTGGAGAACTCGACGCCTTTGATGGCGTGAGCATGGATGACCTGGACACCGGGTGAAAAGGAAACCTCCCCCTCCGCGTGCAGACCGGGTACACCGGCAAGG
Encoded here:
- a CDS encoding archaeosortase/exosortase family protein; translated protein: MHKTKAWENAEGASHHPVRPLVKTCLLFAGYMAGLHVLLWLSVPVWKATDPMREFTTHTTSFLLNQFHIHNTVNGYSIMLKNDTWLVTQECTAVNVLILFTSFVLAYAASLKAKVMALATGIPFIIAANLARLVSLGFLTELFPRRAHFFHDFVWETIFVVLVIAMWLLWIRMVVMHEESHSVSG